Proteins from a genomic interval of Salmo trutta chromosome 39, fSalTru1.1, whole genome shotgun sequence:
- the LOC115179605 gene encoding DPH3 homolog: MSVYHDEVEIEDFEYDEDEETYYFPCPCGDRFAITKEDLENGEEVATCPSCSLIVKVIYDKEEFMSGEIIEAPTTESRLELAQSS; this comes from the exons ATGTCGGTCTATCACGACGAAGTTGAGATCGAGGACTTTGAATATGACGAGGATGAAGAGACATACTATTTTCCCTGCCCATGTGGCGACAGATTTGCCATAACCAAA GAGGATTTGGAAAATGGTGAAGAAGTAGCGACGTGTCCGAGCTGCTCGCTCATTGTTAAAGTCATCTACGACAAG GAGGAATTTATGTCTGGGGAGATAATCGAAGCACCGACTACAGAGAGTAGGTTGGAACTGGCTCAGTCCTCCTGA